In Xyrauchen texanus isolate HMW12.3.18 chromosome 13, RBS_HiC_50CHRs, whole genome shotgun sequence, a single genomic region encodes these proteins:
- the LOC127654447 gene encoding 40S ribosomal protein S10 — MLMPKKNRIAIYELLFKEGVMVAKKDVHLPKHPELADKNVPNLHVMKAMQSLKSCGYVKEQFAWRHFYWYLTNEGIQYLRDFLHLPPEIVPATLRRQTRPETARPRPKGLEGERPARLARGEGDRDAYRRSAAPPGADKKAEAGAGAATEFQFRGGFGRGRGQQPQ; from the exons ATGTTGATGCCCAAGAAGAACCGCATTGCTATCTATGAGCTCCTCTTTAAAGAGGGCGTCATGGTGGCCAAGAAAGATGTTCATCTCCCCAAACATCCAGAACTCGCTGACAAAAACGTACCGAACCTTCACGTCATGAAGGCCATGCAG TCTCTGAAATCATGCGGATACGTCAAAGAGCAGTTTGCTTGGCGCCATTTCTACTGGTACCTGACCAATGAGGGGATCCAGTACCTAAGGGACTTCCTGCATCTCCCCCCTGAGATCGTGCCTGCCACCCTCCGCCGCCAGACCCGCCCAGAGACCGCCAGACCACGCCCCAAGG GTCTTGAGGGAGAGAGACCGGCTCGTCTGGCCCGTGGCGAGGGAGACAGAGACGCATACAGGCGGTCTGCAGCTCCGC CTGGCGCAGACAAAAAGGCTGAAGCTGGTGCTGGTGCAGCCACAGAATTCCAGTTT agagGTGGTTTTGGCCGTGGCCGAGGACAGCAGCCACAGTGA